One stretch of Prunus persica cultivar Lovell chromosome G1, Prunus_persica_NCBIv2, whole genome shotgun sequence DNA includes these proteins:
- the LOC18792545 gene encoding uncharacterized protein LOC18792545 isoform X2, producing the protein MALTAGKLTILVGAGILGSVLAKEGRVSDLVSGAFKIAWKQIIRNDQTPSVKKPHNDTLMAQMNNLRQELQIMASSRPVTIVTTSRTGTRYGIIIVVVVVGAGYVWWKGWKLPDMMFATRRSLSDACSSVGSQLESVYSSVAATKRALSSQMDGAEHSLEESIEFNTRTQQEAIEVRERANAVCENIREFQHAVQTLETKINIIDGNQDVTANGVWKLCDYALNIEKGGTAERIQASPSSFSGPVRELPPTSPSSSVTPLQPLRPALELPPSSSSRENRGILEAAEASNRGEVSNGFRGLEGTNKAASSSRWFGFGFPTSNTSTILRTRSATSGMVQQKRSTSQQL; encoded by the exons ATGGCTCTCACTGCGGGCAAGCTCACCATTCTGGTTGGTGCAG GCATTCTTGGTTCAGTTCTTGCAAAAGAAGGACGCGTATCTGATCTTGTCTCTGGTGCATTCAAG ATTGCCTGGAAGCAAATTATACGAAATGATCAGACTCCATCGGTTAAGAAACCACACAACGACACTTTGATGGCCCAG ATGAACAACCTACGGCAGGAGCTGCAAATAATGGCATCAAGTCGACCCGTTACAATTGTTACTACAAGTCGAACAG GTACTAGATATGGTATAATTATTGTTGTAGTGGTGGTAGGAGCTGGCTACGTTTGGTGGAAG GGGTGGAAGCTTCCTGATATGATGTTTGCAACAAGACGTAGCTTATCCGATGCTTGCAGTTCTGTTGGTAGTCAGCTTGAAAGTGTTTATTCGTCAGTTGCG GCCACTAAACGGGCATTATCTTCACAAATGGATGGTGCGGAACATTCTTTGGAGGAATCTATAGAATTTAATACTAGGACACAGCAAGAG GCTATTGAAGTACGAGAACGAGCGAATGCTGTTTGTGAGAATATTAGAGAATTTCAACACGCAGTGCAGACTCTG gaaacaaaaattaatataatagaTGGGAATCAG GATGTGACTGCTAATGGAGTATGGAAGTTATGTGACTATGCCCTGAACATTGAAAAGGGTGGAACTGCAGAACGTATTCAG GCATCACCATCCAGTTTTTCCGGGCCAGTTCGTGAACTACCACCCACCTCCCCCTCATCTTCG GTGACACCACTTCAGCCCTTGAGGCCAGCACTCGAGCTACCCCCATCTTCATCCTCAAGG GAGAACAGAGGCATCTTGGAAGCAGCTGAGGCGTCAAATCGCGGTGAGGTTTCTAATGGGTTTCGTGGTCTGGAGGGCACAAACAAAGCGGCTTCCAGTTCTCGGtggtttgggtttgggtttcCAACCTCTAATACTTCGACAATCCTAAGGACGCGAAGTGCCACAAGTGGGATGGTGCAACAGAAACGATCAACTAGTCAGCAATTATGA
- the LOC18792545 gene encoding uncharacterized protein LOC18792545 isoform X1, with protein MALTAGKLTILVGAGILGSVLAKEGRVSDLVSGAFKIAWKQIIRNDQTPSVKKPHNDTLMAQMNNLRQELQIMASSRPVTIVTTSRTGTRYGIIIVVVVVGAGYVWWKGWKLPDMMFATRRSLSDACSSVGSQLESVYSSVAATKRALSSQMDGAEHSLEESIEFNTRTQQEAIEVRERANAVCENIREFQHAVQTLETKINIIDGNQDVTANGVWKLCDYALNIEKGGTAERIQASPSSFSGPVRELPPTSPSSSVTPLQPLRPALELPPSSSSRLFQENRGILEAAEASNRGEVSNGFRGLEGTNKAASSSRWFGFGFPTSNTSTILRTRSATSGMVQQKRSTSQQL; from the exons ATGGCTCTCACTGCGGGCAAGCTCACCATTCTGGTTGGTGCAG GCATTCTTGGTTCAGTTCTTGCAAAAGAAGGACGCGTATCTGATCTTGTCTCTGGTGCATTCAAG ATTGCCTGGAAGCAAATTATACGAAATGATCAGACTCCATCGGTTAAGAAACCACACAACGACACTTTGATGGCCCAG ATGAACAACCTACGGCAGGAGCTGCAAATAATGGCATCAAGTCGACCCGTTACAATTGTTACTACAAGTCGAACAG GTACTAGATATGGTATAATTATTGTTGTAGTGGTGGTAGGAGCTGGCTACGTTTGGTGGAAG GGGTGGAAGCTTCCTGATATGATGTTTGCAACAAGACGTAGCTTATCCGATGCTTGCAGTTCTGTTGGTAGTCAGCTTGAAAGTGTTTATTCGTCAGTTGCG GCCACTAAACGGGCATTATCTTCACAAATGGATGGTGCGGAACATTCTTTGGAGGAATCTATAGAATTTAATACTAGGACACAGCAAGAG GCTATTGAAGTACGAGAACGAGCGAATGCTGTTTGTGAGAATATTAGAGAATTTCAACACGCAGTGCAGACTCTG gaaacaaaaattaatataatagaTGGGAATCAG GATGTGACTGCTAATGGAGTATGGAAGTTATGTGACTATGCCCTGAACATTGAAAAGGGTGGAACTGCAGAACGTATTCAG GCATCACCATCCAGTTTTTCCGGGCCAGTTCGTGAACTACCACCCACCTCCCCCTCATCTTCG GTGACACCACTTCAGCCCTTGAGGCCAGCACTCGAGCTACCCCCATCTTCATCCTCAAGG TTGTTTCAGGAGAACAGAGGCATCTTGGAAGCAGCTGAGGCGTCAAATCGCGGTGAGGTTTCTAATGGGTTTCGTGGTCTGGAGGGCACAAACAAAGCGGCTTCCAGTTCTCGGtggtttgggtttgggtttcCAACCTCTAATACTTCGACAATCCTAAGGACGCGAAGTGCCACAAGTGGGATGGTGCAACAGAAACGATCAACTAGTCAGCAATTATGA
- the LOC18792293 gene encoding probable DNA primase large subunit, producing the protein MEPVRSQRKLIVNDVVSTLPLYRSAPALEVRLEEFELFALDRLRVLKGISDALSRGRKPEEMEKLAIDLWKTNMRHPQASEVINKDKISHFVLRLVYCRTEDLRKWFLSMETALFRYRFKREKQEAQRALMAEFDLPYKAVSSPEFESVKEKLVLVSRSLGQSSPTADDIFFKVPFEEVPELVAGRRVFISKGHAYIAMSQVVSLVATQFRSHLSKALILTNRKWTTTIAEQEKDRLTPIVEALSSSYLGPDYSQPKEFAQISLKDIDDVAKSSFPLCMRHLFEKLREDHHLKHGGRMQLGLFLKGVGLKLDDALAFWKAEFSRKVGAERFDKEYSYGIRHNYGREGKRTDYTPYSCQKIISSTPGVGDHHGCPYRNFSEENLRAALNKMGVTGRAVGDVMDKVRNRHYQLACTLTFEAVHGSSCDAGINHPNQYFSDSQKIMQSKNQSAA; encoded by the exons ATGGAACCCGTTCGGTCTCAGAGAAAATTGATCGTCAATGACGTCGTCTCGACCCTCCCTCTCTACCGCTCTGCTCCCGCCCTTGAAGTTCGTCTCGAAGAGTTCGAGCTTTTCGCCCTCGATCGCCTCCGAG TGCTAAAAGGGATTTCTGATGCATTATCACGAGGAAGGAAACCTgaagaaatggagaaattG GCAATTGATCTATGGAAGACAAATATGAGGCATCCTCAGGCATCCGAGGTCATCAACAAGGACAAAATATCACACTTTGTTCTGCGTCTAGTTTATTGCAGAAC GGAGGACCTGAGGAAATGGTTTCTTTCCATGGAGACTGCCCTATTTCGTTACCGGTTTAAACGGGAAAAGCAAGAAGCTCAG AGGGCACTCATGGCAGAATTTGATCTTCCATACAAGGCAGTTAGTAGTCCAGAATTCGAG AGTGTAAAAGAGAAATTGGTCCTGGTTTCACGTTCCCTCGGTCAATCTTCACCAACTG CTGATGACATCTTCTTCAAG GTACCATTTGAAGAAGTTCCAGAACTTGTAGCTGGTCGTAGAGTGTTCATCAGTAAGGGGCATGCATATATAGCTATGAGTCAG GTGGTTTCCCTTGTTGCCACGCAATTCCGCAGTCATCTGTCAAAGGCACTTATTTTGACAAACAG AAAATGGACTACAACTATAGCAGAACAAGAGAAGGATCGGTTGACTCCA aTTGTTGAAGCCCTATCCTCAAGCTACCTGGGACCTGACTATTCTCAG CCAAAAGAATTTGCTCAGATTTCCTTAAAAGACATTGATGATGTAGCTAAGAGCTCCTTTCCTCTGTGCATGCGTCACCTATTTGAAAAG TTGAGAGAGGATCATCATTTAAAGCATGGAGGTAGAATGCAACTAGGTCTCTTCCTCAAG GGTGTTGGCTTGAAGCTGGATGATGCCCTTGCGTTTTGGAAAGCTGAGTTTTCGCGAAAG GTTGGTGCCGAAAGGTTTGACAAAGAATATTCATATGGCATACGCCACAATTACGGAAGAGAAGGCAAAAGAACA GATTACACACCTTATTCCTGTCAAAAAATCATCTCTTCTACTCCTGGTGTAGGAGATCATCATGGATGCCCGTATCGAAATTTCAG TGAAGAGAATTTGAGAGCAGCTCTCAATAAAATGGGAGTTACCGGCCGTGCAGTTGGAGATGTCATGGACAAAGTGCGAAACAGACATTATCAG CTGGCATGCACCTTGACGTTTGAAGCTGTTCATGGGTCATCATGCGATGCTGGGATTAACCATCCAAATCAATACTTTTCCGACAGCCAAAAGATTATGCAGTCCAAG AACCAGTCTGCAGCTTAA
- the LOC18792702 gene encoding squamosa promoter-binding-like protein 13A isoform X1, whose protein sequence is MSLRVIVVSFFPFITLSFLASLELSIQQAALSVSGSVLLASYYCFFSLFYFLFSGFLYNLDGGDQTKASFVLHFCLISRLPSEAEDCIRKTRGYLLIKFETCDLGNMENGSRGKLKDPGVSMMKSSSSAASLKRPRRTNNGAQIASCLVDGCSSDLSECRDYHRRHKVCELHSKTSKVTIKGQEQRFCQQCSRFHSLEEFDEGKRSCRRRLAGHNKRRRKPQLEPMSSNLGRFLSSYQGPRFLQFGSPQVCPTNAVMNSAWGGAMKAENDDVILHSHSQLSETRRNLFPGSLSCEQSIESMLSQASACQQLVGTNFALGNSGNSHKMFANGLYCDVESNRALSLLSSTPASRGEIGLSHAGQSSSIWPPQPLIPRLRYNVLGMEDDAAISNLVADGSSNANNMHFQGMFQIISDGSTAGAPH, encoded by the exons ATGAGCCTTCGAGTTATTGTGGtctctttctttccctttataactctctcttttcttgcctcTCTGGAGTTATCCATACAACAAGCTGCTCTCTCTGTTTCCGGCTCTGTCCTGCTTGCTAGCTACTA ttgttttttttccttgttttacTTCCTCTTTTCAGGGTTTCTCTATAATTTGGACGGCGGGGATCAAACTAAAGCAAGTTTTGTGCTTCACTTTTGCCTGATTTCCAGGCTTCCCTCAGAGGCTGAG GACTGCATACGTAAAACTAGAGGATATCTCTTGATAAAGTTTGAAACTTGTGACTTGGGCAATATGGAGAATGGATCAAGGGGCAAGTTGAAGGATCCAGGGGTCTCTATGATGAAGTCATCTTCGAGTGCTGCATCTTTGAAAAGACCGCGAAGAACCAATAATGGAGCCCAAATTGCATCATGCTTGGTTGATGGGTGCAGTTCAGACCTTAGTGAATGCAGGGATTATCATCGACGCCATAAAGTATGTGAGCTCCATTCAAAGACCTCAAAAGTTACAATCAAGGGCCAGGAACAGCGGTTCTGCCAGCAATGCAGCAG GTTCCATTCATTGGAGGAGtttgatgaaggaaaaagaagctGCAGAAGACGTCTTGCTGGACACAACAAACGCCGAAGGAAGCCTCAATTAGAACCCATGTCCTCAAATTTGGGAAGATTCCTTTCCAGTTACCAAG GCCCAAGATTCTTACAATTTGGTAGTCCACAAGTGTGTCCAACAAATGCTGTAATGAACTCTGCATGGGGTGGGGCTATGAAAGCAGAGAATGATGATGTGATTCTTCATAGCCACTCACAGTTAAGTGAGACGAGAAGAAACTTATTTCCGGGATCTTTGTCGTGTGAACAGAGCATTGAGTCCATGCTCTCTCAAGCTTCTGCCTGCCAACAACTTGTTGGTACCAACTTTGCATTGGGAAATTCAGGCAACAGCCACAAGATGTTCGCCAATGGATTATACTGCGACGTTGAATCCAATcgtgctctctctcttctgtcATCGACACCAGCATCCCGGGGGGAGATTGGTTTGAGCCACGCAGGGCAGTCCAGTTCAATCTGGCCACCTCAGCCCCTGATCCCTAGACTGCGGTACAATGTTTTGGGAATGGAGGATGACGCTGCCATTTCCAATTTGGTTGCTGATGGCAGCAGCAATGCCAATAATATGCATTTCCAGGGCATGTTTCAGATTATATCTGATGGCTCAACTGCTGGTGCACCTCACTAG
- the LOC18792702 gene encoding squamosa promoter-binding-like protein 13A isoform X2 yields the protein MENGSRGKLKDPGVSMMKSSSSAASLKRPRRTNNGAQIASCLVDGCSSDLSECRDYHRRHKVCELHSKTSKVTIKGQEQRFCQQCSRFHSLEEFDEGKRSCRRRLAGHNKRRRKPQLEPMSSNLGRFLSSYQGPRFLQFGSPQVCPTNAVMNSAWGGAMKAENDDVILHSHSQLSETRRNLFPGSLSCEQSIESMLSQASACQQLVGTNFALGNSGNSHKMFANGLYCDVESNRALSLLSSTPASRGEIGLSHAGQSSSIWPPQPLIPRLRYNVLGMEDDAAISNLVADGSSNANNMHFQGMFQIISDGSTAGAPH from the exons ATGGAGAATGGATCAAGGGGCAAGTTGAAGGATCCAGGGGTCTCTATGATGAAGTCATCTTCGAGTGCTGCATCTTTGAAAAGACCGCGAAGAACCAATAATGGAGCCCAAATTGCATCATGCTTGGTTGATGGGTGCAGTTCAGACCTTAGTGAATGCAGGGATTATCATCGACGCCATAAAGTATGTGAGCTCCATTCAAAGACCTCAAAAGTTACAATCAAGGGCCAGGAACAGCGGTTCTGCCAGCAATGCAGCAG GTTCCATTCATTGGAGGAGtttgatgaaggaaaaagaagctGCAGAAGACGTCTTGCTGGACACAACAAACGCCGAAGGAAGCCTCAATTAGAACCCATGTCCTCAAATTTGGGAAGATTCCTTTCCAGTTACCAAG GCCCAAGATTCTTACAATTTGGTAGTCCACAAGTGTGTCCAACAAATGCTGTAATGAACTCTGCATGGGGTGGGGCTATGAAAGCAGAGAATGATGATGTGATTCTTCATAGCCACTCACAGTTAAGTGAGACGAGAAGAAACTTATTTCCGGGATCTTTGTCGTGTGAACAGAGCATTGAGTCCATGCTCTCTCAAGCTTCTGCCTGCCAACAACTTGTTGGTACCAACTTTGCATTGGGAAATTCAGGCAACAGCCACAAGATGTTCGCCAATGGATTATACTGCGACGTTGAATCCAATcgtgctctctctcttctgtcATCGACACCAGCATCCCGGGGGGAGATTGGTTTGAGCCACGCAGGGCAGTCCAGTTCAATCTGGCCACCTCAGCCCCTGATCCCTAGACTGCGGTACAATGTTTTGGGAATGGAGGATGACGCTGCCATTTCCAATTTGGTTGCTGATGGCAGCAGCAATGCCAATAATATGCATTTCCAGGGCATGTTTCAGATTATATCTGATGGCTCAACTGCTGGTGCACCTCACTAG
- the LOC18791211 gene encoding agamous-like MADS-box protein AGL9 homolog has protein sequence MGRGRVELKRIENKINRQVTFAKRRNGLLKKAYELSVLCEAEVALIIFSNRGKLYEFCSSSSMLKTLERYQKCNYGAPETNVSAREALELSSQQEYLKLKARYEALQRNQRNLLGEDLGPLSSKELESLERQLDMSLKQIRSTRTQCMLDQLTDLQRKEHMLNEANKTLKQRLFEGYHVNSLQMNPNADEYGRQQTQAHGDGFFHPLDCEPTLQIGYQNDPISVVTAGPSVSNYMAGWLP, from the exons atggggagGGGGAGAGTGGAGCTGAAGAGGATTGAGAACAAGATCAACAGGCAGGTGACCTTTGCGAAGCGAAGGAACGGGCTTTTGAAGAAAGCCTACGAGCTTTCCGTTCTTTGCGAGGCTGAGGTTGCTCTCATCATCTTCTCCAATAGAGGAAAGCTGTACGAGTTTTGCAGTAGCTcaag CATGCTCAAAACTCTTGAGAGGTACCAGAAGTGCAACTATGGAGCACCAGAGACAAATGTATCTGCAAGGGAGGCCTTG GAATTGAGTAGCCAGCAGGAGTATTTGAAGCTCAAGGCACGTTATGAAGCCCTACAACGAAACCAAAG GAATCTTCTTGGAGAAGATCTTGGCCCTTTAAGCAGCAAAGAGCTTGAATCACTTGAAAGGCAGCTGGATATGTCTCTGAAGCAGATCAGATCGACACGG ACCCAATGCATGCTGGATCAGCTCACAGATCTTCAGCGAAAG GAGCACATGCTAAATGAAGCAAATAAGACCCTGAAACAAAGG TTGTTTGAGGGATACCATGTAAATTCACTCCAAATGAATCCAAATGCTGACGAGTACGGCCGGCAACAAACTCAAGCTCATGGCGATGGCTTCTTCCATCCCTTAGACTGCGAGCCGACGTTACAGATTGG ATACCAGAACGATCCAATATCAGTGGTCACAGCAGGTCCAAGCGTGAGTAATTACATGGCAGGATGGTTGCCATGA